The following proteins are encoded in a genomic region of Myxococcota bacterium:
- a CDS encoding MFS transporter, giving the protein RTALALSGTWALGLGSLGFFLPYFTLYLTENAGLRGAQAGAITALLPLMGLVAQPVWGQIADRTGRRARVVAAICIGAAAANLALGAQSTFAGFALATAALALFVTSFGAMTLAASISALGAAGARGLGRVRVWGTLGFGAAALSVPPLLRALDGAGLAPGVEAPGASAPALGAIYPAASLWRACAAAAALAVPEARGGALRAERGEWRALARDGRFARALAFVFLAYLSMQGPMQMFPLLVRSHGGGVDAIARMWLVMIALEAPLMFVLGRSVDRFSARGIVAIGIVASAVRWLVSGATDDLRVLTAVQALHGVTVWGVMMGMPLYVDALVPERLRATGQSAVGLAGSCLGAVASNLVAGWLVDAGGGRAPALAGGALALACALLLPVLLPRPPRTAA; this is encoded by the coding sequence GCGCACGGCGCTCGCGCTCTCGGGCACGTGGGCGCTCGGGCTCGGATCGCTCGGCTTCTTCCTTCCCTACTTCACGCTGTACCTGACCGAGAACGCGGGGCTCCGCGGCGCGCAGGCCGGCGCGATCACGGCGCTGCTCCCGCTGATGGGGCTCGTCGCACAGCCCGTGTGGGGCCAGATCGCGGATCGCACGGGGCGCCGCGCGCGCGTCGTCGCGGCGATCTGCATCGGCGCCGCCGCCGCGAACCTCGCGCTCGGCGCGCAGTCGACCTTCGCGGGCTTCGCGCTCGCGACGGCCGCGCTCGCGCTGTTCGTCACGTCGTTCGGCGCGATGACGCTCGCGGCGAGCATCTCGGCGCTCGGCGCGGCGGGCGCTCGCGGGCTCGGCCGCGTGCGCGTGTGGGGGACGCTCGGGTTCGGCGCGGCGGCGCTCTCGGTGCCGCCGCTCCTGCGCGCGCTCGACGGCGCGGGCCTCGCGCCCGGCGTCGAGGCTCCGGGCGCGAGCGCGCCGGCACTCGGTGCGATCTACCCGGCCGCGTCGCTGTGGCGCGCGTGCGCGGCGGCCGCGGCACTCGCGGTGCCCGAGGCGCGCGGCGGCGCGCTGCGCGCCGAGCGCGGCGAGTGGCGCGCGCTCGCGCGCGACGGGCGCTTCGCGCGCGCGCTCGCCTTCGTGTTCCTCGCCTATCTCTCGATGCAGGGGCCCATGCAGATGTTCCCGCTGCTCGTGCGCTCGCACGGCGGCGGCGTCGACGCGATCGCGCGCATGTGGCTCGTGATGATCGCGCTCGAGGCGCCGCTCATGTTCGTGCTCGGCCGCAGCGTCGACCGCTTCTCGGCGCGCGGCATCGTCGCGATCGGCATCGTCGCCTCGGCGGTGCGCTGGCTCGTGAGCGGCGCGACCGACGACCTGCGCGTGCTGACGGCCGTGCAGGCGCTGCACGGCGTGACGGTGTGGGGCGTCATGATGGGCATGCCGCTCTACGTCGACGCGCTCGTGCCCGAGCGGCTGCGCGCGACGGGGCAGTCCGCCGTCGGCCTCGCCGGCTCGTGTCTCGGCGCGGTGGCGTCGAACCTCGTCGCGGGCTGGCTCGTCGACGCGGGCGGCGGCCGCGCGCCGGCGCTCGCCGGCGGCGCGCTCGCGCTCGCCTGCGCGCTGCTCCTGCCCGTGCTGCTGCCGCGTCCGCCGCGCACCGCCGCGTGA